In Candidatus Syntrophoarchaeum caldarius, a single window of DNA contains:
- a CDS encoding beta-galactosidase domain-containing protein → MSVKMKNKFTLMILAVYLLSCFNMAASASTTGFNETHDYATIVPNVKPYPQLELVSQVDGFKKFRPRWNDRFSQGSTLMVYADALDVSHARFIAVDFIFLIKDPKGHIVSWDRVQVRKIGYETNAYAVYEKEIPEDWIDGQYRIEAFAYDRVNFTKIMQYEYNYDNHIGDEDYWDDFWEIEDDDSSDIGAGFTNPISESRVIMHFREKIFYVDHSASEYPPDRFMFSDLKILPEVVAPGEESYLRVNVSNTFTDPGDVDVYLIFDNRTVASRTVTLDPYSEEMVEFTIPPQKEGEHQIQITSPTENTAGVPILAILNVSMEAAEELSSELPTNIVVKSLDIEKLQVDVNETLPINLTVQNLGKEGTGTVQIEINGEPEAEKNVTLGYLETTVVTFDVRKEHTGTYRVTVPGTQLSRLFFVVEGGTGEAQSFLESAISKSNEEVPMIYIILIAMLLLILIFLRIYIAKR, encoded by the coding sequence ATGAGTGTTAAGATGAAAAATAAGTTCACCCTTATGATACTGGCGGTATATCTGCTATCCTGTTTCAACATGGCAGCATCAGCCAGTACCACGGGCTTCAATGAGACGCATGATTATGCAACGATAGTACCCAATGTAAAGCCATACCCTCAGCTTGAGCTCGTATCACAGGTTGATGGATTCAAAAAGTTCAGACCCCGCTGGAATGACCGATTTTCGCAGGGCTCAACGTTGATGGTCTATGCTGACGCACTGGATGTTAGCCATGCCAGATTTATTGCTGTTGATTTCATCTTTTTAATAAAGGATCCAAAAGGGCATATTGTATCATGGGATCGGGTACAGGTACGAAAGATAGGCTATGAGACAAACGCTTATGCCGTATATGAAAAAGAGATCCCTGAGGACTGGATTGATGGGCAGTACAGGATTGAAGCCTTCGCCTATGACCGCGTAAATTTTACAAAGATCATGCAGTATGAATATAACTATGATAACCACATCGGGGATGAAGACTACTGGGATGACTTCTGGGAGATTGAGGATGATGATAGTAGTGACATAGGTGCGGGATTTACAAATCCAATCTCAGAATCGAGAGTTATCATGCATTTCCGGGAAAAGATCTTCTACGTTGATCATTCTGCAAGCGAATATCCACCTGACAGGTTCATGTTCTCAGATCTCAAGATACTTCCCGAGGTTGTTGCACCTGGTGAAGAGTCATATCTCCGTGTAAATGTCTCAAACACCTTCACAGATCCAGGAGATGTTGATGTCTACCTGATCTTCGATAATAGAACCGTTGCATCCAGGACGGTGACACTCGATCCCTACTCAGAGGAGATGGTGGAGTTTACAATACCACCCCAGAAGGAGGGTGAGCATCAGATCCAAATCACTTCCCCTACCGAGAATACCGCAGGAGTTCCGATTTTGGCGATCCTCAATGTTTCGATGGAAGCTGCAGAGGAACTATCGTCTGAACTCCCAACCAATATCGTTGTGAAATCACTTGATATCGAGAAGTTGCAGGTAGATGTGAATGAGACCTTGCCAATCAATCTCACAGTCCAGAACCTGGGGAAGGAAGGTACAGGAACAGTTCAGATCGAGATAAACGGTGAGCCTGAAGCAGAGAAAAACGTCACACTCGGTTACCTTGAGACTACGGTGGTCACATTTGATGTGAGAAAGGAACACACGGGAACGTATCGCGTCACAGTTCCTGGTACACAGCTTTCAAGGCTCTTCTTTGTGGTCGAGGGTGGTACAGGAGAAGCACAATCATTCCTCGAATCCGCCATCTCAAAAAGTAATGAAGAAGTACCCATGATTTACATCATACTTATCGCCATGCTGCTTCTCATCCTCATATTCTTAAGGATTTACATAGCGAAGCGGTAA
- a CDS encoding precorrin-4 C11-methyltransferase, which yields MVKGKVYFVGAGPGDPDMLTVKGRRLLEEAELVIYYGFAVSQKIVDCARGTRLDSYGLSLEEIMEAMLRTVEAGGNVVRLHSGDPSLFGGMLEQIDALKRAGVEIEIVPGVSSLFASAALLETQLTLPGVAQTLIITRPNGDESIKELSKHRSTMAIFLGVSEIREIMETVEYPKDMPVAVIYHACWDDEQIFYGTVGDIADTVESAGIKEGAMILIGEVVQPKTIMRLTRGES from the coding sequence GTGGTGAAAGGAAAAGTATATTTTGTTGGGGCAGGCCCAGGCGATCCAGATATGCTCACCGTGAAAGGCAGAAGGCTACTTGAAGAAGCAGAGCTTGTCATATATTATGGCTTTGCGGTCTCACAAAAGATCGTCGATTGCGCCCGTGGCACGCGACTGGACAGTTATGGTCTGAGCCTTGAAGAGATTATGGAGGCTATGTTGCGTACGGTTGAAGCAGGCGGGAATGTGGTGCGATTACACAGTGGAGACCCTTCACTATTTGGTGGCATGCTGGAACAGATCGATGCACTCAAGCGAGCAGGTGTGGAAATCGAGATTGTTCCAGGCGTTTCATCATTGTTTGCCTCTGCAGCGCTGCTTGAAACTCAGCTAACGCTCCCAGGAGTTGCCCAGACGCTGATAATCACAAGACCCAATGGCGATGAATCGATAAAAGAGCTATCAAAGCATCGATCAACGATGGCGATCTTTCTTGGGGTCTCAGAGATACGTGAGATTATGGAAACCGTGGAATACCCAAAAGATATGCCTGTTGCGGTCATCTATCATGCGTGCTGGGATGATGAGCAGATCTTTTACGGCACAGTGGGGGATATCGCAGATACGGTTGAAAGCGCGGGAATCAAGGAAGGAGCAATGATCCTGATCGGGGAGGTTGTGCAACCAAAGACGATCATGAGGCTCACAAGAGGAGAGAGTTAG
- a CDS encoding Radical SAM domain protein — MVLLARGGKIKKPKIALVIAPVWDTDLPPIAPAYLTASLQKEGFNADIIDFNVRLKEKKALRKKIMEWSQYVHGYNFFLGLVFPEYLTIEENNFTREIEGLVRQWAGEILDSGYNVIGFTIYNSSALLSLLLARRIKQESEKTLIVFGGPDCARWMRGDFFIRTGFVDAVVLGEGEATIVELTDSVDGGEGFDAVPGSVINRRGEIIYGRDRPLIKDLDTIPFPTFDRLPIASYGNETIFPILTSRGCTMNCSFCNEQVYWNKYRERSPINVFNEFKYQKERHGVFHFRTNDSLINGNVKRLGKICDLIIENELEVYWGGYARTGGMTPELLAKMYEAGCRYLLYGIDSASQPVIDRMNKRTKIEDMQKVLEWTKKAGILVHTCWITGFPTERQEDFEASVKFIKENANLIDSFVVVPCRIKESIDLYNNPEDYNLVIDKVEIDVPEPLADMVKYLPTLSENWRSNEVTNEERKRRTKVLTDLARDLIGEGSYYRGMPFE, encoded by the coding sequence ATGGTACTTCTCGCCCGAGGTGGTAAGATCAAAAAACCAAAAATTGCACTTGTTATAGCACCAGTCTGGGATACAGACCTTCCTCCTATTGCTCCAGCCTATCTGACGGCGTCATTGCAGAAAGAGGGGTTCAATGCCGATATCATCGATTTTAACGTGAGGTTGAAGGAGAAGAAAGCACTTCGTAAAAAGATCATGGAGTGGAGTCAATATGTCCATGGATATAACTTCTTTCTCGGACTTGTCTTTCCGGAGTATCTTACCATAGAGGAGAATAATTTTACACGAGAGATAGAGGGGCTCGTCAGGCAGTGGGCAGGCGAAATCCTTGATTCAGGATACAACGTAATCGGTTTCACGATCTATAACAGTTCAGCCCTCTTAAGCCTCCTTTTAGCCAGGCGTATAAAACAGGAGAGTGAAAAAACGCTGATTGTATTCGGGGGTCCGGACTGCGCTCGCTGGATGCGCGGTGATTTCTTCATCCGTACAGGTTTTGTGGATGCAGTTGTACTTGGGGAGGGTGAGGCAACGATCGTTGAACTTACAGATTCAGTTGATGGAGGAGAGGGCTTTGATGCCGTTCCAGGATCTGTTATAAACCGCAGGGGCGAGATAATCTATGGTAGAGATCGTCCGCTCATCAAAGATCTCGATACAATTCCATTTCCTACCTTTGATCGACTTCCAATCGCTTCATACGGGAATGAAACGATTTTTCCGATTCTCACAAGCAGGGGTTGCACCATGAACTGCTCATTCTGTAATGAACAGGTTTACTGGAACAAATACAGAGAGCGATCGCCGATAAATGTCTTCAATGAGTTTAAGTACCAGAAGGAACGCCATGGTGTATTTCACTTCAGAACAAATGATTCCCTGATAAATGGAAATGTCAAACGACTCGGAAAGATCTGTGATCTGATCATCGAGAACGAACTTGAGGTTTACTGGGGTGGGTATGCGAGAACTGGAGGGATGACCCCTGAATTGCTTGCGAAGATGTATGAGGCAGGCTGTCGGTATCTGCTCTATGGGATCGACTCGGCATCACAGCCTGTCATCGACAGGATGAATAAACGAACAAAGATCGAAGATATGCAGAAGGTTCTTGAATGGACAAAAAAAGCAGGCATCCTTGTCCATACATGCTGGATCACAGGATTTCCCACCGAACGGCAGGAAGACTTTGAAGCAAGCGTGAAGTTCATAAAAGAGAACGCAAACCTGATCGATAGCTTTGTTGTTGTACCCTGCAGGATAAAGGAGTCGATCGATCTCTACAATAACCCAGAGGATTATAACCTGGTGATCGATAAGGTTGAGATCGATGTCCCAGAACCGCTCGCTGATATGGTTAAATACCTCCCCACACTCTCAGAGAACTGGAGAAGCAACGAGGTGACAAACGAGGAGCGGAAACGAAGAACAAAGGTCCTCACCGATCTTGCAAGAGATCTGATAGGAGAAGGTAGTTACTATCGTGGGATGCCTTTTGAGTGA
- a CDS encoding membrane protein, which produces MDDNIPISQVIRMEINEYREKRRFIEKQHEQKSFRRHLLIYIISNVTFGIIFFFLDKLWMISFPVFFWGIGILIHYIKSVLKFDDRFEKQEDLIREL; this is translated from the coding sequence ATGGATGATAACATACCCATTTCACAGGTGATAAGAATGGAGATCAATGAGTATCGTGAAAAACGGCGTTTTATCGAGAAACAACATGAACAAAAAAGCTTCAGGCGGCATCTGCTCATCTATATCATCTCGAACGTAACTTTTGGCATTATTTTCTTCTTCCTTGATAAATTGTGGATGATCTCCTTCCCTGTATTCTTCTGGGGAATTGGAATTTTGATACACTACATAAAATCGGTTTTGAAGTTTGATGATCGCTTTGAAAAACAGGAAGATCTGATACGAGAGCTTTAG
- a CDS encoding MFS transporter (overlaps another CDS with the same product name), translating to MLLDTLPGILKRFGRFEVHHPWLVILFVLLFTIISLQGMSRIEMITSYENMVPSDIPVIQTMHMIQDEYGGADMIQILVEADDVRDPEVIRAIDTLSSMIKDEKWVTGVSSIADLVKQDGFVPSSKDSVKGILSNLPQDQVEAVVSEDYRYTLINIRVNMIYTEENEADMTERLMGDMERVSFPEGVSLSLSGMVPLDYETNKLTMKDFRFISLIGLTLVLLIVILYFRSVTNGLLALSPVAFAVFWTGGWMGYLGIPFSSAMTGLISMLMGLGIDYGIHIIHRYEEEVEKGLSVEDAVVESVTNIGVGLVIVSLTTIAGFLAMTASDLTMMRQMGEALALGIFFCFFAATLMLPPVLVVKDRRAHNRH from the coding sequence ATGCTTCTTGATACACTCCCCGGGATCTTGAAGAGGTTTGGAAGGTTTGAAGTCCACCATCCATGGCTTGTTATCCTCTTTGTCCTTCTATTTACGATTATCTCACTTCAGGGAATGAGCAGAATCGAGATGATCACCTCCTATGAGAACATGGTACCATCCGATATCCCTGTGATCCAGACGATGCACATGATACAGGATGAGTATGGCGGAGCGGATATGATCCAGATACTCGTTGAGGCGGATGATGTTAGAGATCCTGAGGTTATACGAGCGATCGATACCCTGTCTTCGATGATAAAGGATGAGAAGTGGGTGACAGGGGTGAGTTCGATCGCGGATCTTGTAAAGCAGGATGGATTTGTCCCCTCCTCAAAAGATTCTGTGAAGGGAATTCTCTCAAATCTCCCCCAGGATCAGGTTGAGGCTGTTGTGAGCGAGGACTACAGGTACACGCTAATAAATATAAGGGTGAATATGATTTATACAGAGGAGAACGAGGCAGATATGACAGAGAGGCTCATGGGAGATATGGAGAGGGTATCATTTCCTGAAGGTGTATCACTGAGCTTGAGCGGGATGGTTCCACTTGATTATGAGACGAATAAGCTCACGATGAAGGATTTCAGATTCATATCACTCATAGGACTCACTCTCGTTCTTCTTATCGTCATATTATACTTCAGGTCGGTTACAAACGGGCTACTTGCACTCTCACCGGTTGCGTTCGCGGTATTCTGGACCGGGGGATGGATGGGTTATCTCGGGATACCATTCTCTTCGGCGATGACCGGGCTCATCTCGATGCTGATGGGTCTTGGAATCGATTATGGTATTCACATCATACACAGGTATGAAGAGGAGGTTGAGAAGGGTCTGAGTGTTGAGGATGCGGTCGTTGAGTCGGTGACAAATATCGGAGTCGGACTTGTCATCGTATCGCTCACCACAATCGCTGGTTTTCTTGCGATGACCGCTTCTGACCTTACAATGATGAGACAGATGGGTGAGGCGCTTGCGCTTGGTATTTTCTTTTGCTTCTTTGCTGCAACGCTTATGCTTCCACCGGTGCTTGTTGTGAAAGATAGGAGGGCACACAACAGGCACTAA
- a CDS encoding MFS transporter (overlaps another CDS with the same product name), translated as MIEMLEKGLKRIADIQIAHPGVVLVLCILITLAAFNGAMKIKSEANMEKWMPQDLPVIKTSKLIRSIFGASDMEMVVVRLDPDSTDEYAISDVRDPEVLEAIDRLELRIRDEDHVYSVMSLVDYIKIYNGGTIPVEIEGVKQIINAHPELREYIASDYSSTIIMITTDAGSDQNVAKRLTRNIEHDISESAFPSGIRADVTGIPSLVSTIMDLINENNRKTTTLSMIFVLLLLIISYSSIRWGLKPMVPLAFGVVWMMGLMGYLGIPLNMATSVVTSMMIGIGIAYGVHIVDRYKEERAKGMTVDDAVETSVVKVGSAIISTSATTMGGFIALIFGSMPMMQQMGEALFLCIGCSMASAIFLLPSILCLLDRRDENAS; from the coding sequence GTGATCGAGATGCTTGAGAAGGGCTTAAAACGTATCGCAGATATTCAGATCGCACACCCGGGCGTTGTCCTCGTGCTCTGTATCCTGATCACCCTTGCTGCATTCAACGGCGCGATGAAGATAAAATCAGAGGCAAACATGGAGAAGTGGATGCCGCAGGATTTACCGGTGATAAAGACATCAAAGCTCATCCGATCGATATTCGGGGCAAGTGATATGGAGATGGTCGTTGTGAGGCTTGATCCCGACTCAACAGATGAATATGCAATCTCAGATGTCCGTGACCCTGAGGTTCTGGAGGCTATCGATCGATTGGAACTCAGGATAAGAGATGAGGATCATGTTTATTCTGTGATGAGCCTCGTTGACTATATAAAAATCTACAACGGAGGAACCATTCCAGTGGAAATAGAGGGGGTGAAGCAGATAATAAATGCCCATCCTGAGCTCAGGGAGTACATTGCATCAGACTACTCATCAACGATCATCATGATCACAACCGATGCAGGATCTGATCAGAACGTTGCAAAGCGGCTCACCCGGAATATAGAACATGACATATCTGAGTCCGCGTTCCCGAGCGGTATAAGGGCTGATGTGACCGGGATTCCATCACTTGTATCCACGATAATGGATCTGATAAATGAGAATAATAGGAAGACGACCACACTCTCGATGATATTTGTCCTTCTCCTCCTCATCATCTCATACTCCTCCATAAGATGGGGTCTGAAGCCGATGGTCCCACTGGCGTTTGGTGTTGTCTGGATGATGGGTCTTATGGGTTATCTCGGGATTCCACTCAACATGGCAACAAGCGTTGTCACATCGATGATGATCGGGATAGGAATAGCTTATGGTGTCCATATCGTTGATCGGTACAAGGAGGAGCGTGCAAAGGGGATGACGGTCGATGATGCAGTTGAGACAAGTGTTGTGAAGGTTGGATCTGCGATCATCTCAACATCTGCAACAACGATGGGGGGATTTATCGCACTAATCTTTGGGAGTATGCCGATGATGCAGCAGATGGGAGAAGCGTTATTTCTATGCATAGGTTGCAGCATGGCATCTGCGATATTCTTACTCCCGAGTATCCTCTGCCTTTTAGATAGGAGAGATGAGAATGCTTCTTGA
- a CDS encoding transcriptional regulator, TrmB, whose protein sequence is MNEIEKMLRVFELFTTALGGSTKDGKILGVLWIRGEPMSVYDISDATHLSLTACRSALERLERHYIIKRVKERSDRKVYYTCEKDLTKTIKQMLARLYEDLTVAEGIVEGFDGGEELKKEVEQARRYLEGLLAE, encoded by the coding sequence ATGAATGAGATTGAGAAGATGCTCAGGGTCTTTGAGCTTTTCACCACCGCCTTAGGAGGAAGCACTAAAGATGGTAAGATTCTCGGCGTTCTCTGGATAAGAGGAGAGCCGATGAGCGTCTACGATATATCTGATGCAACACATTTAAGCCTCACCGCCTGCAGAAGTGCGCTTGAACGCCTGGAGAGGCATTATATAATCAAGAGGGTGAAGGAAAGAAGCGATCGGAAGGTCTACTACACATGCGAGAAGGATCTCACAAAGACGATAAAACAGATGCTTGCGCGGCTCTATGAGGATCTGACCGTTGCAGAAGGGATCGTTGAGGGATTTGATGGAGGAGAGGAGCTTAAAAAAGAGGTTGAGCAGGCGAGAAGATACCTCGAAGGTCTGCTTGCGGAGTGA
- a CDS encoding membrane protein containing APHP, whose product MIQMGKVIAVIGLILLITSTITVSTAGSHANIVITDVTPVDLSPGDTRDITLTIKNDGSRDARHITLNFQSSDYISVVGSSSEYIHSINAWTSKEITITVHVAEGAPDGTYEIPITCSFDEYYYNATQGYVTSTMTPTTLGIVFNVRGEIIIDVADLTTDPTEVRPGDDYVTVTATLSNAGEGQAKEVKAELECPDGFKPSKSSTNIAYIGILNSGSQSVATFHIDVEEGIEDGYYSLLLTITYKDTSNNDYTITKEVRLLVEPKPDFEVTSVRITPATIRSGDHVRLEITVKNTGSEDAKSVEIRAIRKATQPFDFDERSSYIGDLDIGDEGSGALTFDVETPADPREYLLKIRIRCTGDPDKGDYNVYTFDRTVSVTVSPGAPKHERWSGYGIIIGVIIVLAGGIYYHFRRRR is encoded by the coding sequence ATGATACAGATGGGTAAAGTCATAGCTGTAATTGGGCTGATACTACTTATAACATCTACAATCACGGTTTCAACAGCAGGATCGCACGCAAATATAGTGATAACAGATGTAACGCCCGTAGATCTCTCACCCGGTGATACAAGAGATATTACACTCACCATAAAGAACGATGGAAGCAGGGATGCAAGACATATTACATTGAACTTCCAGAGCAGTGATTACATCTCGGTGGTCGGATCATCGAGCGAGTACATCCACTCGATAAATGCATGGACATCAAAGGAGATCACGATAACAGTACATGTTGCAGAGGGGGCTCCCGATGGGACGTATGAGATACCGATTACATGCTCGTTTGATGAGTACTATTACAACGCAACACAGGGGTATGTTACAAGCACAATGACCCCGACCACGCTTGGTATCGTCTTCAATGTGCGGGGTGAGATCATAATCGATGTGGCTGATCTCACAACCGATCCTACAGAGGTTAGACCCGGGGATGACTATGTCACCGTAACTGCAACGCTATCAAACGCAGGTGAGGGGCAGGCAAAGGAGGTTAAGGCCGAGCTTGAGTGTCCTGATGGCTTCAAACCATCAAAATCTTCGACAAACATCGCATACATCGGTATCTTAAATTCAGGATCACAGAGCGTGGCAACATTCCATATAGATGTTGAAGAAGGGATCGAGGATGGATATTACAGTTTACTGCTTACAATCACCTACAAGGACACGAGCAACAACGATTACACGATCACGAAAGAGGTTCGACTTCTCGTTGAGCCAAAGCCTGACTTTGAGGTTACCTCTGTCAGGATCACCCCTGCGACGATAAGAAGCGGCGATCATGTGAGACTTGAGATCACCGTGAAGAACACGGGAAGCGAGGATGCCAAGTCTGTTGAGATAAGGGCGATAAGGAAGGCGACCCAGCCGTTTGATTTCGATGAGCGAAGTTCCTACATCGGAGATCTCGATATTGGGGATGAAGGGAGTGGAGCTCTCACGTTTGATGTTGAGACTCCAGCAGATCCAAGGGAGTATCTTCTTAAGATAAGGATACGCTGTACTGGTGATCCTGATAAAGGTGACTACAACGTCTATACATTTGACCGAACAGTTTCTGTTACCGTATCACCTGGTGCTCCAAAGCATGAACGATGGAGTGGTTACGGGATCATCATCGGTGTGATCATCGTGTTAGCAGGAGGTATCTACTACCACTTCAGGAGAAGAAGATGA
- a CDS encoding heat shock protein HtpX has protein sequence MFLLVAALFALIYAFLVLIADLTGYGTPIVFAVLAFVIVAFQFLIGPKIVEWSMKIKYVDEMEAPKLHQMIDRLARDAGIPKPRVGISQVGIPNAFAFGRSKRNARVCVTVPLMKMLDDAELEAVLGHEISHIKHRDVVVITALSVIPMIAYFIFQSFFFSSMFGRRDRNMGATIAIAALAFVVYFISNLLVLYASRIREYYADQGSVELTGKPHELASALYKMIYGSTRVKPEDLKALEGMRAFFATDPGRAKKDTIDLMAADLNRDGKIDPYELQQFADSTGSISTFEHFMELFSTHPNPVKRIKRLGRL, from the coding sequence ATGTTTCTGCTTGTTGCAGCATTATTTGCGCTTATATATGCGTTTCTGGTTCTCATAGCCGATCTCACAGGTTACGGAACACCGATCGTTTTTGCAGTGCTTGCATTTGTCATCGTTGCATTCCAGTTCCTGATAGGTCCAAAGATCGTTGAGTGGTCGATGAAGATAAAGTATGTGGACGAGATGGAGGCGCCAAAGCTACATCAGATGATCGATAGACTTGCAAGGGATGCCGGGATACCAAAACCCAGAGTTGGAATCTCTCAGGTTGGAATCCCGAACGCTTTTGCATTTGGTAGATCAAAGCGGAATGCAAGGGTATGTGTCACGGTACCACTCATGAAGATGCTTGATGATGCCGAGCTTGAGGCAGTGCTCGGGCACGAGATCTCGCACATCAAACACAGGGATGTCGTTGTGATAACAGCCCTCAGCGTAATCCCGATGATCGCATACTTCATCTTCCAGTCGTTCTTCTTCTCAAGCATGTTTGGTAGAAGAGATCGAAACATGGGTGCAACGATCGCGATCGCAGCGCTCGCATTTGTCGTGTATTTCATCAGCAACCTGCTTGTACTCTATGCATCGAGGATCAGGGAATATTATGCAGACCAGGGAAGTGTTGAACTTACAGGAAAACCACATGAGCTTGCATCAGCCCTTTATAAGATGATTTACGGTTCAACTCGCGTTAAACCAGAGGATCTGAAGGCGCTTGAGGGTATGAGGGCGTTCTTTGCGACAGATCCAGGTCGAGCAAAGAAAGATACTATAGATCTCATGGCTGCAGATCTGAACAGAGACGGCAAGATCGATCCATACGAGCTTCAGCAATTTGCAGATAGTACTGGATCAATAAGCACATTCGAGCACTTTATGGAGCTTTTCTCGACACATCCAAACCCTGTCAAACGTATAAAACGGCTTGGAAGGTTATAA
- a CDS encoding aldehyde ferredoxin oxidoreductase codes for MNMKDCYGWCKKLLEVDLSAGSTRITTPPTTLLHGYLGGRGLGARLVYDNGVVDPLSPENILVFAAGPLTGTPAPASGRASVSTKSPATGTIFDANAGGKFGYLLKRAGFDAIVLRGRAEKPVIINIKDENVDIILREDLWGLNAGDTQHRLKKEGYTGSIAVIGRAGERLLNVASILLDGSHAFARGGVGAVMGSKNLKAIVLSGSGKVQIYDRDEFERQRRTINRMLVASPAIDRGLKIFGTPMLIKIAEWMQILPVDNFRGKKFDAGSLYGSKLKDEYTAKRRGCSSCPIACKREDKGGHALPEYETIAMFGPNLLNSDIERIIEANRICNEYGIDTISAGSVLATHGVTDPKEISGLLEDLGEGKLKLRGSVSVKGLELPGYDPRRVMGLGFSYATSNRGGCHTRAYMVAPEILKKPKAINPLTFAGKAGYVKVFQDRFAAVDSLVVCKFAFFGVSEEEYANILTAVTGVSFTSEDLMKVGERIWNLERLYNIREGFGREDDTLPDLFFDTLSREAFEKTLDEYYAIRGWDENGVPGENKLNELGL; via the coding sequence GTGAATATGAAAGATTGCTACGGCTGGTGTAAAAAATTACTTGAGGTCGACCTCTCAGCGGGCAGCACCAGGATTACAACTCCCCCTACCACACTTTTACATGGTTATCTTGGTGGCAGAGGACTTGGTGCACGTCTTGTTTATGACAACGGGGTTGTTGATCCGCTTTCACCCGAGAACATCCTTGTTTTTGCAGCGGGTCCACTGACAGGTACACCAGCACCCGCGTCCGGCAGAGCATCAGTTTCAACAAAGTCACCTGCGACAGGAACGATCTTTGATGCAAACGCAGGTGGAAAGTTTGGGTATCTGCTGAAACGTGCGGGATTTGATGCAATCGTCCTGCGGGGCAGGGCAGAGAAGCCCGTTATAATCAATATCAAGGATGAGAATGTTGATATAATTCTGCGTGAGGATCTGTGGGGACTGAATGCAGGAGATACACAGCACCGCCTGAAGAAAGAAGGATATACTGGATCTATTGCAGTTATTGGAAGGGCGGGTGAAAGACTCCTCAATGTAGCATCGATCCTCCTTGACGGTTCACATGCCTTTGCCAGGGGTGGGGTGGGAGCAGTCATGGGCTCAAAGAACCTCAAGGCAATCGTATTGAGTGGAAGTGGTAAAGTTCAGATATATGACAGGGATGAATTTGAGAGACAGAGGCGTACGATAAACCGTATGCTTGTTGCATCACCTGCGATCGACAGGGGGCTTAAAATCTTTGGTACGCCCATGCTCATCAAGATCGCAGAGTGGATGCAGATACTCCCTGTTGATAATTTCAGAGGAAAAAAATTTGATGCAGGCTCACTTTATGGGTCAAAACTCAAAGATGAATATACAGCAAAAAGACGTGGTTGTTCTTCATGCCCGATCGCCTGCAAGCGAGAGGATAAGGGTGGCCATGCGCTTCCAGAGTATGAGACGATCGCAATGTTTGGTCCAAACCTTTTGAACAGTGATATTGAGCGAATAATTGAGGCTAACCGCATCTGCAACGAATACGGAATCGATACGATCTCAGCAGGATCTGTTCTCGCAACACACGGTGTAACTGACCCAAAAGAGATTTCAGGGCTTCTTGAGGATCTTGGAGAGGGTAAACTCAAATTGAGGGGGTCTGTATCGGTCAAAGGGCTTGAACTGCCAGGCTATGATCCTCGTCGCGTTATGGGGCTTGGCTTCAGCTATGCAACCTCCAATCGAGGCGGATGTCACACGAGAGCCTACATGGTCGCACCAGAGATACTCAAAAAACCAAAGGCGATTAATCCGCTGACATTTGCTGGAAAGGCCGGGTATGTGAAGGTATTTCAGGATAGATTTGCTGCGGTGGACTCACTTGTTGTATGTAAGTTTGCGTTCTTTGGTGTCTCTGAGGAGGAGTATGCAAATATCCTCACTGCTGTTACAGGGGTTTCATTCACCTCCGAGGATCTTATGAAAGTCGGAGAGCGGATATGGAATCTTGAACGGCTCTACAACATCAGAGAAGGGTTTGGACGGGAAGATGATACACTACCAGATCTCTTCTTTGATACACTGAGTCGTGAAGCTTTTGAAAAGACGCTTGATGAGTACTACGCGATCAGAGGGTGGGATGAGAATGGTGTACCTGGAGAGAATAAACTGAATGAGCTTGGGTTGTAG
- a CDS encoding chorismate mutase translates to MDLSAVREEIRKIDLKIAELIKARTDLAIHVYKAKKEQNFAIVDNKQVEDVLRRAEEFAIANGLNSDAMKRIFEILIEMNTDEQERFLREGIE, encoded by the coding sequence ATGGATCTTTCTGCAGTTAGAGAAGAGATTAGAAAAATTGATCTTAAGATTGCAGAACTTATCAAAGCGCGCACAGATCTTGCCATTCATGTCTATAAAGCCAAGAAAGAACAAAATTTTGCGATCGTGGACAACAAACAGGTTGAGGATGTCTTAAGGAGAGCGGAGGAGTTTGCAATTGCGAATGGATTGAACTCGGACGCTATGAAACGTATTTTTGAGATCTTGATCGAGATGAATACCGATGAGCAGGAACGGTTCTTGAGAGAGGGGATTGAATAG